The Benincasa hispida cultivar B227 chromosome 11, ASM972705v1, whole genome shotgun sequence genome has a segment encoding these proteins:
- the LOC120090550 gene encoding uncharacterized protein LOC120090550, which produces MEASNLSPLLLFFFYFSLLQTSIIATKKSYIVYLGSERSSSLDPSSLSEHSRQVTAFHYDLLGTLLGSQKMTEEAIFYSYTTSFNGFAAKLDEKEAANLARNPKVISVFENKARKLHTTRSWNFLGVENDVGIPSNSIWNAAKFGQDIIIANIDTGVWPESKSFSDEGYGPVPSKWRGICQTDSNFHCNRKLIGGRYFYKGYVAAGGTLNATSLTVRDHDGHGTHTLSTAAGNFVTGANVFGHGSGTAKGGAPKARVAAYKVCWPPFLGSQCLDADILAAFEAAVADGVDVISTSLGGAADEYFNDPLAIAAFHAVQQGVVVVFSAGNSGPFPMTVTNIAPWINTVAAGTVDRDFASNVALGNKEGVSLSSIAPLPKKFYPLIDSVNAKLSNVTEFHARFCGEGTLDPMKVKGKIVICQVGEIEGVEKSYQAARAGAVGVIVANDIEKGDEIYPELHFIPASDITNNDAQLLQKYLNSTTTPMAHLTKVKTLLNIKPAPIIATFSSRGPNPIDPFILKPDITAPGVNILASYSTGNAPTFSSNDQRRIPFNVISGTSMSCPHIAGIAGLLKSIHPDWSPAAIKSAIMTTAKTRGNNLQTILDSTKLKATSYAYGAGMVHPNDARDPGLVYDTTIEDYLNFLCARGYNAMEMKKFYAKPFNCVKSFKATDLNYPSISVGVLRIGAPVTINRRVKSVGSPGTYVARVKVSPGVAVLVEPRTLQFSSVGEEKAFKVVLQNTGKVKRGDVFGTLIWSDGKHFVRSPIAVHLGPGSMSLLGAAVMDRWDNLSGIGVVSRWIPPPTLRLSCDGGGGIGLAMEAFNLSSLLLLFFLFPLLQTSTIATQKSYIVYLGSHSHGSNPSSVDLQIATESHYSLLGSLLGSNEAAKEAIFYSYNRHINGFAAMLDHKVAEDLARNPAVASVHENKGRKLHTTSSWKFLGVEHDDGIPTKSIWNLASFGESTIIANLDTGVWPESKSFSDEGYGPVPTRWKGSCEGGSKFHCNRKLIGARYFNKGYAAYVGSLNATYETARDHDGHGTHTLSTAGGNFISGANVFGNGNGTAKGGSPKALVAAYKVCWPPVDSGGSCFDADILAAIEAAISDGVDVLSLSLGGDSKDFSDDVAAIGAFHAVQQGIVVVCSAGNSGPAPGTVENVAPWIFTVGASTINREFTSYVALGNKKHIKGASLSDKILPAQKFYPLISAAYAKANHVSFDDAQLCEEGSLDPRKVKGKIIICLRGENARVDKGYVAAQAGAVGMILANTEQNEDELIADAHLLPVSHVSYTDGQSIYQYINSTKTPMAYMTHARTELGIKPAPVMASFSSRGPNTMEESILKPDITAPGVNILAAYSEDASPSGSSFDNRRIPFNIVSGTSMSCPHISGIVGLLKTLYPKWSPAAIKSAIMTTAETRANDKHPILNTEELKANPFAYGAGHVQPNRAMNPGLVYDLTTKDYLNFLCVLGYNKTQISKFSNTSFVCSKSFKLTDFNYPSISIPNMKPGLVTIKRRVKNVGKPSTYVARVKVPPGASVSVKPSTLKFTGIDEEKSFKVIVGSVADNKHSRGYVFGSLVWEDGKHHVRSPIVVNLG; this is translated from the exons ATGGAGGCTTCCAATCTTTCTCCATTgcttttgttcttcttctacTTCTCACTATTGCAAACTTCCATCATTGCCACAAAAAAG TCTTACATTGTTTACTTGGGTTCGGAACGCTCCTCTTCTCTGGATCCTTCCTCTTTATCGGAGCATTCCCGACAAGTGACCGCGTTTCATTATGATTTGTTGGGAACTTTATTGGGAAG TCAAAAGATGACTGAGGAAGCGATTTTCTACTCCTATACTACAAGTTTCAATGGTTTCGCAGCCAAACTTGATGAGAAAGAAGCCGCAAATCTAGCAA GAAACCCTAAGGTGATATCAGTGTTTGAAAACAAGGCAAGAAAATTGCACACAACACGGTCATGGAATTTCCTTGGAGTGGAGAACGATGTAGGAATTCCCTCAAACTCCATTTGGAATGCTGCAAAGTTTGGTCAAGATATAATCATAGCCAACATTGACACAG GTGTTTGGCCAGAATCAAAGAGCTTTAGTGATGAAGGGTATGGACCTGTGCCATCAAAGTGGAGGGGAATTTGTCAAACCGACTCCAACTTCCATTGCAATAG AAAGCTCATCGGAGGAAGATATTTCTACAAAGGATATGTAGCCGCCGGAGGCACTCTCAATGCCACTTCACTCACCGTACGCGACCACGACGGTCATGGAACCCACACTCTCTCAACCGCCGCCGGAAACTTCGTCACCGGAGCCAACGTTTTCGGCCACGGCAGCGGCACGGCCAAAGGCGGTGCTCCAAAAGCCCGGGTCGCCGCCTACAAGGTCTGCTGGCCTCCATTCTTAGGCTCACAATGTTTGGACGCCGATATTCTCGCCGCTTTCGAAGCCGCTGTCGCCGATGGAGTAGACGTCATATCGACTTCCCTTGGTGGAGCTGCTGATGAATATTTCAACGATCCACTTGCTATCGCCGCCTTCCACGCCGTTCAACAAGGCGTCGTCGTCGTCTTCTCAGCTGGAAACTCCGGTCCTTTTCCGATGACCGTCACCAATATTGCCCCCTGGATAAACACCGTCGCGGCGGGCACCGTGGACAGAGATTTCGCCAGTAATGTGGCGCTTGGAAACAAAGAA GGTGTTAGCCTTTCTTCAATTGCTCCATTACCGAAGAAGTTCTATCCATTGATTGATTCTGTGAATGCGAAACTCAGCAATGTCACCGAATTCCATGC CCGATTTTGCGGCGAGGGGACGCTTGATCCGATGAAGGTGAAAGGAAAGATAGTGATTTGCCAAGTAGGGGAGATTGAAGGAGTAGAAAAGAGCTATCAAGCTGCTCGAGCTGGTGCTGTGGGAGTAATTGTGGCTAACGATATTGAAAAAGGAGACGAAATTTATCCCGAATTACACTTCATTCCAGCTTCTGATATTACCAATAACGATGCTCAATTACTCCAAAAATACCTCAACTCCACCACAACACCAATGGCTCATTTAACCAAGGTCAAAACATTGCTGAATATCAAACCAGCTCCAATCATTGCTACCTTCTCTTCCAGAGGCCCCAACCCAATTGATCCCTTCATTCTCAAG CCTGATATAACAGCACCTGGTGTGAATATATTGGCTTCTTATTCCACTGGAAATGCTCCGACGTTCTCCTCCAACGACCAACGTCGCATTCCTTTTAATGTTATCTCTGGCACTTCCATGTCTTGCCCTCACATTGCGGGTATTGCCGGCCTTCTTAAGTCCATTCATCCTGATTGGAGCCCCGCTGCCATCAAATCTGCTATTATGACCACTG CCAAAACAAGGGGCAACAACTTGCAAACGATTCTCGACTCGACGAAACTCAAAGCCACGTCGTACGCTTATGGCGCAGGAATGGTACATCCAAATGATGCGAGGGACCCTGGCCTTGTTTATGATACCACTATTGAAGATTACTTAAATTTCTTGTGTGCTCGAGGCTATAATGCAATGGAAATGAAAAAATTCTATGCTAAGCCATTTAATTGTGTTAAATCATTCAAAGCCACAGATCTCAACTACCCGTCGATCTCGGTTGGGGTACTGAGAATTGGTGCTCCCGTGACGATCAATAGAAGAGTTAAGAGTGTGGGAAGTCCAGGCACATATGTTGCACGAGTCAAGGTGTCACCTGGAGTTGCGGTTTTGGTTGAGCCAAGGACGTTGCAGTTTAGTAGTGTGGGTGAAGAGAAGGCCTTCAAGGTTGTATTGCAAAACACAGGGAAAGTGAAACGTGGAGATGTGTTTGGAACATTGATTTGGTCTGATGGGAAGCATTTTGTTAGAAGTCCCATTGCAGTACATTTGGGACCA GGGTCTATGAGTCTGTTGGGGGCTGCAGTTATGGATCGTTGGGATAATCTTTCAGGGATTGGAGTGGTTTCTCGTTGGATTCCTCCTCCTACCCTTAGATTATCCTGCGATGGGGGTGGGGGCATTGGGTTGG CCATGGAGGCTTTCAATCTATCTTCATTGcttttgttgttttttcttttccctttgtTGCAAACTTCCACCATTGCCACCCAAAAG TCTTACATTGTTTACTTGGGATCACATTCACACGGGTCGAATCCTTCTTCGGTCGATCTTCAAATCGCAACAGAATCTCACTATAGTTTACTTGGATCATTGTTAGGAAG CAATGAGGCAGCCAAGGAAGCAATTTTCTACTCATACAACAGACATATCAATGGCTTTGCAGCCATGCTTGACCATAAAGTAGCAGAAGATTTAGCAA GAAATCCTGCTGTGGCATCTGTTCATGAGAACAAAGGAAGAAAACTGCACACAACAAGTTCATGGAAATTTCTTGGAGTAGAGCATGATGATGGAATTCCTACAAAATCTATTTGGAATCTTGCAAGTTTTGGTGAATCTACAATCATTGCCAACCTTGACACAG GCGTTTGGCCAGAATCAAAGAGTTTCAGTGATGAAGGATATGGACCTGTTCCCACAAGATGGAAAGGAAGTTGTGAGGGTGGCTCCAAATTTCATTGCAACAG GAAGCTGATTGGAGCAAGGTATTTCAACAAAGGGTATGCAGCTTATGTGGGATCTCTCAATGCAACCTATGAAACAGCAAGAGACCATGATGGACATGGAACACACACTTTATCAACTGCTGGAGGCAATTTCATTTCAGGAGCTAATGTATTTGGGAATGGTAATGGCACTGCAAAAGGAGGGTCCCCTAAAGCCCTTGTTGCTGCCTATAAAGTATGCTGGCCTCCAGTGGATTCTGGTGGTAGTTGTTTTGATGCTGACATTTTAGCAGCCATTGAAGCTGCTATTAGTGATGGAGTTGATGTTCTTTCACTTTCACTTGGTGGAGATTCCAAAGATTTTTCCGACGACGTAGCAGCTATCGGTGCCTTCCATGCCGTTCAACAAGGTATTGTCGTCGTTTGTTCTGCAGGAAACTCTGGACCGGCTCCAGGGACTGTAGAAAATGTGGCACCCTGGATCTTTACTGTGGGTGCTAGCACAATCAACAGAGAGTTTACCAGTTATGTGGCCCTTGGAAACAAGAAGCATATCAAG GGTGCAAGTCTTTCTGATAAAATATTGCCAGCCCAGAAATTCTATCCATTGATCAGTGCTGCATATGCAAAAGCAAACCATGTCTCTTTCGATGACGC CCAACTGTGTGAGGAGGGGTCACTTGATCCCAGAAAGGTAAAAGGGAAGATTATAATTTGCCTTAGAGGGGAAAATGCAAGAGTGGATAAAGGTTATGTGGCAGCTCAAGCAGGTGCTGTTGGAATGATTCTTGCTAACACTGAGCAAAATGAGGATGAACTTATAGCTGATGCACACCTACTTCCTGTTTCCCATGTAAGCTATACTGATGGCCAATCAATCTACCAATACATCAATTCCACCAA AACTCCAATGGCTTACATGACTCATGCAAGAACAGAGCTGGGAATCAAACCAGCACCAGTTATGGCTTCATTCTCATCAAGAGGTCCCAACACGATGGAGGAGTCAATACTCAAG CCTGATATAACAGCACCTGGTGTCAATATCCTAGCAGCCTATTCTGAAGATGCATCGCCAAGCGGTTCGTCGTTTGATAATCGTCGAATTCCATTTAATATAGTATCTGGAACTTCCATGTCATGTCCCCACATTTCTGGTATTGTTGGCCTTCTCAAGACTCTTTATCCAAAATGGAGTCCAGCAGCTATCAAATCTGCAATCATGACCACAG CTGAAACCAGAGCCAATGACAAACATCCAATACTAAATACAGAGGAGCTCAAAGCCAACCCATTTGCATATGGTGCAGGACATGTCCAGCCCAACAGAGCAATGAACCCTGGGCTTGTTTATGACCTTACCACCAAGGACTACTTGAATTTCTTATGTGTTCTAGGTTACAACAAAACACAAATCAGCAAATTCTCGAATACGTCGTTCGTTTGTTCGAAGTCATTCAAACTAACAGATTTCAACTACCCATCAATCTCCATACCCAACATGAAACCAGGCCTTGTAACAATCAAAAGAAGAGTTAAGAATGTGGGAAAGCCAAGCACTTATGTTGCTAGAGTGAAGGTACCCCCAGGAGCATCAGTTTCAGTTAAGCCAAGTACATTGAAGTTTACTGGAATTGATGAAGAGAAGAGTTTCAAAGTTATTGTGGGGAGTGTTGCAGATAACAAGCATAGTAGAGGCTATGTATTTGGGTCTTTAGTATGGGAAGATGGGAAGCATCATGTTAGAAGCCCAATTGTAGTGAATTTGGGATGA